A DNA window from Vagococcus penaei contains the following coding sequences:
- a CDS encoding ROK family protein, protein MIFGAIEAGGTKFVCAVSDENLQILERSSIPTTTPEKTMTKVIEFFSKYDVDAIGIGSFGPIDVNPTSATYGYITKTPKVAWQNYPFLAEMKKHFDVPYGWTTDVNAAAYGEIKKGVAFGSNSCIYITVGTGIGAGIVVDNQVIHGFGHPEAGHILVRRHSDDQFEGNCPFHHDCLEGMAAGPAIEKRFEKKAQELGEDHKAWELEAYYLAQALVNYTLTVSPDKIIFGGGVMKQTQLFPLIYQEFDRLMNDYVETPLLEEYIVPCQLGDNAGITGCLLLAIDALEKKLQN, encoded by the coding sequence ATGATTTTTGGCGCAATTGAAGCGGGTGGAACTAAGTTTGTTTGTGCAGTAAGTGATGAGAATTTACAAATTTTGGAACGCTCCAGTATACCGACAACGACACCAGAAAAAACTATGACGAAAGTAATTGAGTTCTTTTCTAAATATGATGTTGATGCCATTGGGATTGGGTCATTTGGCCCAATCGATGTTAATCCAACGTCAGCTACTTATGGCTATATTACTAAAACACCGAAAGTCGCTTGGCAAAATTATCCATTTTTAGCTGAGATGAAGAAACATTTTGATGTTCCTTATGGTTGGACAACTGATGTAAATGCTGCGGCCTATGGTGAAATTAAAAAAGGCGTTGCCTTTGGTAGTAATAGTTGTATCTATATTACTGTTGGGACAGGAATTGGTGCTGGAATTGTTGTAGATAATCAAGTGATTCATGGTTTTGGACATCCAGAGGCAGGTCATATTTTAGTTAGACGTCATTCAGATGACCAGTTTGAAGGCAATTGCCCTTTTCATCATGACTGTTTAGAAGGGATGGCTGCAGGTCCTGCAATTGAAAAACGTTTTGAAAAAAAAGCTCAAGAGTTAGGCGAAGACCATAAAGCATGGGAATTGGAGGCTTATTATTTAGCGCAAGCGTTGGTTAACTATACACTAACCGTTTCACCAGATAAAATTATTTTTGGTGGTGGCGTAATGAAACAAACACAACTCTTCCCTTTGATTTATCAAGAATTTGATCGATTAATGAATGACTATGTGGAGACACCATTATTAGAGGAATACATTGTTCCTTGTCAATTAGGTGATAATGCCGGTATTACAGGGTGTTTATTATTAGCGATTGACGCTTTAGAGAAAAAACTACAAAATTAA
- a CDS encoding fructose bisphosphate aldolase has product MIDAQKIERMKHGKGFIAALDQSGGSTPKALKAYGIPENTYQTEEEMFDIVHDMRKRVITSPQFTSEHIIGAIIFEGTMKRKVGELYTADYLWDKKHILPFLKIDKGLALENDGVQLMKDIPNLDDILAEANNYHIFGTKQRSFISKANEHGIKDVVDQQITLAKKVFAANLIPTLEPEIDIHSPQKGEAEVILKKYLLEELDKLDDNTLVMVKLSLPNVPDFYKELIDHPKVLRVLALSGGYKRSEADKKLAQNHGMIASFSRALLEDLTYQETDFEFETNLRFEIQEIYGASVAED; this is encoded by the coding sequence ATGATTGACGCACAAAAAATCGAACGAATGAAACATGGTAAAGGGTTTATTGCAGCACTCGACCAAAGTGGTGGAAGCACACCAAAAGCCTTGAAGGCATATGGTATTCCGGAAAATACTTATCAAACTGAAGAAGAAATGTTTGACATTGTGCATGATATGCGCAAACGTGTAATCACAAGTCCCCAGTTTACCTCAGAGCATATTATAGGTGCCATTATTTTTGAAGGGACAATGAAACGAAAAGTCGGTGAATTATACACAGCAGACTATTTATGGGATAAAAAACATATTTTACCATTTTTAAAAATTGATAAAGGTTTAGCATTAGAAAATGACGGCGTTCAGTTGATGAAAGATATTCCGAATTTGGATGATATTTTAGCTGAAGCGAATAATTATCATATTTTTGGAACGAAACAACGCTCATTTATTTCTAAAGCAAATGAACATGGCATTAAAGATGTAGTCGACCAACAGATTACTTTAGCTAAAAAAGTATTTGCTGCTAATTTAATTCCAACACTTGAACCAGAAATTGATATTCATAGCCCGCAAAAAGGTGAAGCAGAAGTCATTCTTAAAAAGTATCTTTTAGAAGAACTAGATAAATTAGACGATAATACTCTAGTTATGGTGAAATTAAGTTTACCAAATGTTCCTGATTTTTATAAAGAATTAATTGATCATCCAAAAGTTTTACGTGTATTAGCTTTGTCTGGTGGCTATAAACGATCTGAAGCAGATAAAAAATTAGCTCAAAATCATGGCATGATTGCTAGTTTTTCACGTGCTTTATTAGAGGATTTGACGTACCAAGAGACTGATTTTGAATTTGAGACTAATTTACGTTTTGAAATACAAGAAATTTATGGAGCGTCAGTTGCTGAAGATTAA
- a CDS encoding NAD(P)H-dependent oxidoreductase, translating into MVKTLVIVGHPNADNSGMQQFFKESVQNFFDVTYYYVEPELTSESIIEARQLLATHQRIVFQFPVYWYSMPGQLKIWLDEVLETQASQTSLSGKELGLVVNFGVAEKGFQAGAKERFTVSELFRPFEAMTHKLGMTYLPILSIFQFYYLTELEQQKLAVRYQEYLTKENNTSFLTKERWMLERLNYFLTKETHSERYQKIQIVLDQMNENRDLLTSLEESLDWLKEGE; encoded by the coding sequence ATGGTAAAAACTTTAGTTATTGTCGGACATCCCAATGCGGATAATTCCGGCATGCAACAATTTTTTAAAGAGAGTGTACAAAATTTTTTTGATGTCACTTATTACTATGTGGAACCTGAATTGACTAGTGAGTCGATTATAGAAGCACGACAATTACTTGCTACACATCAGCGAATTGTTTTTCAATTTCCAGTTTATTGGTATAGTATGCCTGGACAGTTAAAAATTTGGTTGGATGAGGTGCTAGAAACTCAGGCTAGCCAAACTAGTTTATCAGGAAAAGAGTTAGGTTTAGTTGTTAATTTTGGTGTGGCGGAAAAGGGGTTTCAAGCGGGTGCAAAAGAGCGCTTTACAGTGTCGGAGTTATTTCGTCCTTTTGAAGCAATGACACATAAACTTGGTATGACGTATTTACCGATTTTAAGCATCTTCCAATTTTATTATTTAACCGAGTTGGAACAACAAAAGTTAGCTGTTCGGTATCAAGAATACCTGACAAAAGAAAATAATACGTCATTCTTAACAAAGGAACGTTGGATGCTTGAGCGACTAAATTACTTTCTGACAAAAGAAACGCATAGTGAACGATACCAGAAAATACAAATTGTTTTAGACCAAATGAATGAGAATCGTGACTTACTAACTTCACTAGAAGAGTCTTTAGATTGGTTAAAAGAAGGTGAGTAG
- a CDS encoding ATP-binding cassette domain-containing protein: MGIQLKDMSKSVDGLLVLNDINLTLKDQTIYGLIGQNNSGKTTLLRVLANLRYPSEGYVEIDSEDIFEQPKVMSKVYFQSQDAIYPKHATLKKIMKWMNDFYASFQIDSCRALLFKYALKDTQRFAQLSIQEQMIFRCCLACSIDTDYLLLDDPTFALDPSTQNALFQDILASYQRYPKTIVLSTHSIIEIERLVDRIIIIEDGQVIVEDAVKELTDHVYVVEGTEREMRDFLKQRNVLGQDYLNGNIRAYTRLTTEELTKATHLSVKSMNLQELFIQLTRNPFQESGVSL; the protein is encoded by the coding sequence ATGGGAATTCAGTTGAAAGATATGTCAAAATCAGTTGATGGTTTACTGGTTTTAAATGACATTAACCTCACGCTAAAAGACCAAACTATTTACGGATTAATTGGTCAAAATAATTCTGGCAAAACAACATTGCTTAGAGTACTAGCAAATCTAAGGTATCCTTCTGAGGGATATGTTGAAATTGATAGTGAAGATATTTTTGAACAACCGAAAGTTATGTCAAAAGTTTATTTTCAATCACAGGATGCTATTTATCCGAAACATGCAACTTTAAAAAAAATTATGAAATGGATGAATGATTTTTATGCTTCCTTTCAAATCGATAGCTGTCGTGCCTTGCTATTTAAATATGCTCTAAAAGATACACAACGTTTTGCTCAGCTCTCTATCCAAGAGCAGATGATTTTTAGATGTTGTTTAGCTTGTAGTATTGACACAGACTATCTATTACTTGACGACCCTACATTTGCTTTGGACCCAAGTACCCAAAATGCTTTGTTTCAGGACATACTTGCTAGTTATCAAAGATACCCTAAAACAATTGTGCTATCGACGCATTCAATTATTGAGATTGAACGTTTAGTAGACCGTATTATTATCATTGAAGATGGCCAGGTTATCGTTGAAGATGCGGTTAAGGAATTAACTGATCATGTCTACGTAGTGGAAGGAACCGAACGCGAGATGCGTGATTTTTTAAAACAACGCAATGTTTTAGGACAAGACTATCTAAATGGCAATATTCGTGCGTATACTCGTTTAACCACTGAAGAATTGACTAAAGCAACCCATTTATCAGTGAAATCAATGAACTTACAAGAACTATTTATTCAATTGACACGTAACCCGTTCCAAGAAAGTGGGGTTAGCCTTTAA
- a CDS encoding bifunctional metallophosphatase/5'-nucleotidase, with protein sequence MTKKIHFIHTNDIHSHFERWPKIRRMIQEQKIAAKSSGIDCITVDVGDFMDRNHPLTESTHGRANVRLMNQAHYDAVTIGNNEGITNSYQQLNALYDRKNFPVILSNLLDSKSLVTPKWAESYRIITTESGLRIGLIGLTAPMELTYQTYGWTLVDIKDVLDSLLPLLRPQVDCLILLSHLGLPDDKLIAENYPMIDIIFGSHTHHLLENGLIWNDVMLVAAGRFGEYVGLVEVTYPDSNKQEISAVTYCVDDLPNVASDLEEVEMLQQLGIDNLTNQVITQLPKTLYRENTLIDCTLKAMKEAGNSSIALINSGLFLKDLKKGPVTALDLHQCLPHPMNLISVRLMGSDLIRLMKEIEKNRAFLRNFPIIGLKFRGKVFGEMCYDGINYDHVSKQVTHEGKQIQLDKVYQLVTVDHIMFVPFFPTIEIAGNVKLIGSDFLRNVLGDYLSRVNSLKKKDDLG encoded by the coding sequence ATGACAAAAAAAATTCACTTTATTCATACAAATGACATTCATTCACATTTTGAGAGATGGCCTAAAATTAGACGAATGATTCAAGAACAAAAAATTGCCGCAAAAAGTAGTGGAATCGATTGCATTACAGTCGATGTTGGCGATTTTATGGATCGCAACCATCCATTGACTGAATCGACACATGGTCGAGCCAATGTTCGCCTAATGAATCAAGCACATTACGATGCCGTAACTATTGGTAACAATGAAGGAATTACTAATAGTTATCAGCAACTTAATGCATTATATGATAGAAAGAACTTTCCGGTTATTTTAAGTAATTTGCTAGACTCAAAATCATTAGTGACACCCAAATGGGCTGAAAGTTACCGTATTATCACAACTGAGAGTGGCTTACGCATAGGTTTAATTGGTTTGACTGCACCAATGGAGCTAACTTATCAGACATATGGTTGGACCTTAGTAGATATTAAAGACGTTTTAGATTCGCTACTACCATTATTGCGGCCGCAAGTGGATTGTTTAATTTTGTTATCGCATCTTGGTTTGCCCGATGACAAGTTAATTGCTGAAAACTATCCGATGATTGATATTATTTTTGGATCACATACGCATCATTTACTAGAAAATGGTTTGATTTGGAATGATGTCATGTTAGTTGCAGCAGGTCGCTTTGGTGAATATGTTGGTTTAGTTGAAGTAACGTATCCCGATTCTAATAAACAAGAGATAAGTGCTGTAACCTACTGTGTAGATGATTTGCCTAATGTCGCATCCGATTTAGAAGAAGTTGAGATGTTACAGCAGTTGGGTATAGATAATCTAACCAATCAAGTCATAACACAGTTACCTAAGACGCTATATCGGGAAAATACATTAATCGATTGTACATTAAAAGCAATGAAAGAGGCTGGAAATTCATCAATTGCCTTGATTAATTCTGGTTTGTTTTTAAAAGATTTAAAAAAAGGGCCAGTAACAGCATTAGATTTACATCAATGCTTACCACATCCGATGAATTTAATTAGTGTTCGCTTGATGGGATCAGATTTAATACGATTAATGAAAGAAATTGAGAAAAATAGAGCCTTTCTTCGTAATTTTCCAATTATTGGACTGAAATTTCGTGGTAAGGTTTTTGGAGAAATGTGTTATGATGGAATTAACTATGACCATGTATCTAAACAAGTTACCCATGAAGGCAAACAGATTCAATTAGATAAAGTGTATCAGCTAGTAACAGTTGATCACATCATGTTTGTCCCATTTTTTCCGACAATTGAAATCGCGGGAAATGTCAAATTAATTGGTTCTGACTTTTTAAGAAATGTTTTAGGGGACTATTTAAGTCGAGTGAATAGTTTAAAGAAAAAAGATGATTTGGGGTGA
- a CDS encoding YutD family protein: MNDKKNSDKELEKDAIIEELTASEQKRQALLASFSPDSFSLGKGTYRLVYDYREGFDYEKLLDRYQEILEKYDYIVGDWGYDQLRLKGFFKDDFKNAAIDAKISHLSDYLYEYCNFGCAYFVIEQIGEFQRKGRDTSSTHNQKKNKKNPRAPKNSKDVKRKDNFKRRDRQDVKHTAEKKQAPTKKNSQQPNNKKRTFKMRQKERD; encoded by the coding sequence ATGAATGATAAAAAAAATAGTGATAAAGAGTTAGAAAAAGACGCTATTATTGAAGAGTTGACAGCTAGTGAGCAAAAGCGCCAAGCGCTATTAGCGTCTTTTTCACCAGATTCATTTTCTTTAGGAAAAGGGACTTATCGGTTAGTTTATGATTATCGAGAAGGATTTGATTATGAAAAATTATTAGATCGTTACCAAGAAATTTTAGAAAAATATGATTACATTGTAGGAGATTGGGGTTATGATCAGTTACGTTTAAAAGGATTCTTTAAAGATGATTTTAAAAATGCCGCTATTGATGCTAAAATTAGTCATTTATCTGATTATCTTTATGAGTACTGTAATTTTGGGTGTGCTTATTTTGTGATTGAACAGATTGGAGAGTTTCAGCGAAAAGGGCGTGATACATCTAGTACGCATAATCAGAAAAAAAATAAAAAAAATCCACGTGCTCCTAAAAATAGTAAGGATGTCAAACGCAAAGATAATTTTAAGAGACGTGATCGACAAGATGTGAAACACACAGCTGAAAAGAAACAAGCACCTACTAAAAAAAATTCGCAACAACCAAATAATAAAAAGCGAACATTTAAAATGCGTCAAAAAGAAAGGGATTAA
- a CDS encoding TIGR01457 family HAD-type hydrolase encodes MSYKGYLIDLDGTIYLGEKPISAGKRFVEKLQQKELPFLFVTNNTTRTPVQIKEKLAKVCDIHVSADTIYTASLATVDYMHEQGLGNKVYIIGETGLHEAINHAGFIIEEKVPDYVVVGLDTEINYEKFVTATLAIQNGAHFIGTNPDKNIPTHRGLLPGAGSFISLLETATQQQAILIGKPQSIIMESALRVMGLNKEDVIMVGDNYETDIKAGINNGIDSLLVLTGFTKKKHVPDLASPPTHILNSLDDWRF; translated from the coding sequence ATGTCATACAAAGGCTATTTAATTGATTTAGATGGAACAATATATTTAGGTGAAAAACCAATATCTGCTGGAAAACGTTTTGTTGAAAAGCTTCAGCAAAAAGAGTTGCCTTTTTTATTTGTAACAAACAATACCACGCGGACACCGGTTCAAATTAAAGAAAAATTAGCAAAGGTTTGCGATATTCATGTATCAGCAGATACTATCTATACAGCAAGTTTGGCAACTGTTGATTATATGCATGAACAAGGATTGGGGAATAAAGTTTACATTATTGGTGAAACAGGGCTACATGAAGCTATAAATCATGCTGGATTTATTATTGAAGAAAAAGTGCCAGATTATGTTGTTGTTGGATTAGATACGGAAATTAATTATGAAAAATTTGTTACGGCAACATTAGCTATCCAAAATGGCGCTCATTTTATTGGTACAAATCCTGATAAAAACATTCCAACACATCGTGGTTTATTACCTGGTGCAGGTTCATTTATTTCTCTTTTAGAAACGGCCACTCAACAGCAAGCGATTTTGATTGGTAAACCACAATCAATTATTATGGAGTCTGCCTTACGGGTTATGGGTTTGAATAAAGAAGATGTTATTATGGTTGGTGATAATTATGAAACGGATATTAAAGCAGGTATAAATAATGGTATTGATAGCCTGTTAGTTTTAACTGGATTTACAAAGAAAAAACATGTACCAGATTTAGCAAGCCCTCCGACACATATTTTGAATTCATTAGATGATTGGAGATTTTAA
- a CDS encoding TIGR01906 family membrane protein: MSRWFQRLSVGCLLLSLITLSVALTINSKWLFSLDIRYLDIVDSVGLSKDTLMHNYNVLLDYLNYFWVKQLNLPDFSSSTSGLLHFWDVKKLFQFNYAILLITIFPSIFFLKKYYKSKTMWLLIKPLSWFLAILLSLIVLMIIAFDQFFVFFHEIFFTNDDWLFDPITDPIITMLPQEFFLHCFILFFILLIFMILGLILLGKYQLKELLKKS; the protein is encoded by the coding sequence TTGTCTCGCTGGTTCCAACGGTTAAGTGTTGGATGTTTATTGCTTAGCCTAATTACTCTCTCGGTAGCATTGACGATTAATTCTAAATGGTTATTTTCTTTAGATATTCGTTATTTAGACATCGTAGATAGTGTCGGACTATCTAAAGATACATTGATGCATAATTATAATGTCTTATTAGATTATTTGAATTATTTTTGGGTAAAACAATTAAATCTACCGGATTTTTCAAGTTCTACTTCTGGCTTACTACATTTTTGGGATGTAAAAAAATTATTTCAGTTCAATTACGCTATTTTGTTGATAACGATATTTCCTAGTATCTTTTTTCTGAAAAAATACTATAAAAGTAAAACAATGTGGTTACTAATAAAACCATTAAGTTGGTTTTTAGCAATTTTACTTAGCTTAATTGTTTTAATGATTATTGCTTTTGATCAATTTTTTGTCTTTTTCCATGAAATATTTTTTACTAATGATGACTGGCTCTTTGATCCAATAACAGATCCTATTATTACAATGTTGCCACAGGAGTTCTTCTTGCATTGCTTTATATTGTTTTTCATTTTATTGATTTTTATGATTTTAGGATTGATTTTATTAGGTAAATACCAGTTAAAAGAATTATTAAAAAAGAGCTAA